One genomic region from Ignavibacteria bacterium encodes:
- the hemG gene encoding protoporphyrinogen oxidase, which produces AYHLAEIVRQIDPEMSKTLSSIYYPPVAEVFFGFKNSQIKRELDGFGFLIPEKEKRKILGTIWSSALFPNRAPNGYQALTTFVGGSRQPRMCELDDNELQTVVLNELNSIMRVEGKPHFIKINRWQKAIPQYELGYYKTEQAMDKFEQNFRGAFLCANFRGGISVGDCVKNGEVMARRIVENKFLF; this is translated from the coding sequence CAGCGTATCATCTTGCTGAAATCGTTCGACAGATTGACCCGGAAATGTCGAAAACGCTTTCGTCAATTTATTATCCTCCCGTTGCAGAAGTATTTTTCGGATTCAAGAACTCACAAATTAAACGTGAACTCGATGGATTCGGATTTTTAATTCCTGAAAAAGAAAAACGAAAAATACTTGGAACTATTTGGTCATCGGCATTATTTCCCAATCGCGCACCGAATGGTTACCAAGCGCTCACAACATTTGTCGGCGGTTCGCGTCAACCAAGAATGTGTGAACTTGACGATAACGAATTACAAACTGTTGTGTTGAACGAACTCAATTCCATTATGCGCGTAGAAGGCAAACCGCATTTCATAAAAATCAATCGCTGGCAAAAAGCAATTCCGCAATACGAACTTGGTTATTACAAAACGGAACAAGCAATGGATAAGTTTGAACAAAATTTTCGCGGAGCATTTCTCTGCGCAAATTTTCGCGGAGGAATTTCGGTGGGAGATTGTGTGAAGAATGGAGAAGTGATGGCGAGGAGGATTGTGGAGAATAAATTTTTATTTTAA